A window of Pseudodesulfovibrio hydrargyri contains these coding sequences:
- a CDS encoding ABC transporter ATP-binding protein, whose amino-acid sequence MTTPLLEVENLYVKYGNIEALHGISFTVGEGEIVTLIGANGAGKSTTLMSIAQLPPPEAPKVIKGDIRFKGRSILGMSADKVVSDLHMALVPEGRHIFGNLTVEENLKIATYSRKDGQAEIDRDYKRVYTLFPRLDERKKQRSESLSGGEQQMLAVGRAILSGCRVIMLDEPSMGLAPLLMYDMFRTLRELNEEGMTILLIEQNANLALKFAHRGYVIDTGEIVAQGSSAELMENPEVKKAYLGG is encoded by the coding sequence ATGACTACTCCCTTACTCGAAGTCGAAAACCTGTACGTCAAGTACGGCAACATCGAAGCCCTGCACGGCATCTCCTTCACCGTGGGCGAGGGCGAGATCGTCACCCTCATCGGCGCCAACGGCGCGGGCAAGTCGACCACGCTCATGTCCATCGCCCAGTTGCCGCCGCCCGAGGCCCCCAAGGTCATCAAGGGCGACATCCGCTTCAAGGGCCGGTCCATCCTGGGCATGTCCGCGGACAAGGTCGTCTCTGACCTGCACATGGCCCTGGTCCCGGAGGGACGGCACATCTTCGGCAACCTGACCGTGGAGGAGAACCTCAAGATCGCCACCTACTCCCGCAAGGACGGACAGGCGGAGATCGACCGCGACTACAAGCGCGTCTACACCCTGTTCCCGCGCCTGGACGAACGCAAGAAGCAGCGCTCCGAGTCCCTGTCTGGCGGCGAGCAGCAGATGCTGGCCGTGGGCCGCGCCATCCTGTCCGGCTGCCGGGTGATCATGCTCGACGAGCCGTCCATGGGGCTGGCCCCCCTGCTCATGTACGACATGTTCCGCACCCTCAGGGAGCTGAACGAGGAGGGCATGACCATCCTGCTCATCGAGCAGAACGCCAACCTGGCGCTCAAATTCGCCCACCGGGGCTACGTCATCGATACCGGCGAGATCGTGGCCCAGGGCTCGTCCGCCGAGCTCATGGAAAACCCGGAGGTCAAGAAGGCGTACCTCGGCGGCTAA
- a CDS encoding ABC transporter ATP-binding protein, with the protein MSLLKIDSLTQRFGGLQAVSEFSVDMQGGELMGLIGPNGAGKTTIFNLISGFYQPTEGTITFDGKPTAGLKPHQVTSMGIARTFQNIRLWHDMTVLDNIRIAQHYRLGYSVLDSVIRGKKYRAREARILEIAEELLEAMSLTEVAMEYPKNLPYGLQRRVEIARAMSIRPKLLLLDEPAAGLNSKDVEDLITLVKGIHERFDITIFMIEHQMKVVTSLCQWIKVIDFGSTIAEGTPEDIQSNPAVIKAYLGDDNI; encoded by the coding sequence ATGTCACTGCTCAAAATAGACAGCCTCACCCAACGCTTCGGCGGCCTCCAAGCCGTCAGCGAGTTCTCGGTGGACATGCAGGGCGGCGAACTGATGGGGCTGATCGGCCCCAACGGCGCGGGCAAGACCACCATCTTCAACCTCATCTCCGGCTTCTACCAGCCCACCGAGGGGACCATCACCTTCGACGGCAAGCCCACGGCCGGGCTCAAGCCCCACCAGGTCACCTCCATGGGCATCGCCCGGACCTTCCAGAACATCCGCCTGTGGCACGACATGACCGTGCTGGACAACATCCGTATCGCCCAGCATTACCGGCTGGGCTACTCGGTCCTGGATTCGGTCATCCGCGGCAAGAAATACCGCGCCCGCGAGGCGCGCATCCTGGAGATCGCCGAGGAACTGCTCGAGGCCATGTCCCTGACCGAGGTGGCCATGGAGTACCCCAAGAACCTGCCCTATGGGCTGCAGCGCCGGGTGGAGATCGCCCGGGCCATGTCCATCCGGCCCAAGCTCCTGCTGCTCGACGAACCGGCCGCGGGCCTGAACTCCAAGGACGTGGAGGACCTGATCACCCTGGTCAAGGGCATCCACGAGCGCTTCGACATCACCATCTTCATGATCGAGCACCAGATGAAGGTCGTCACCTCGCTGTGCCAGTGGATCAAGGTCATCGACTTCGGCTCCACCATAGCCGAGGGCACCCCCGAAGACATCCAGAGCAACCCGGCCGTCATCAAGGCCTATCTTGGAGACGACAACATATGA
- a CDS encoding branched-chain amino acid ABC transporter permease: MQKYSFNILIAFAAVVLLVLAQYRILDNYIQAVIMFGGINIMMSTSLNLVNGNMGEFTCGHAAFMCVGAYVASILSVVCFGSKFGDPLFPAGASYFVFPVIILIGGVMAALSSILVALPSFKTRDDYLAIITIAVNYMVISGIENMDWIGGSRGFQGMKDTVWAMVDATPSWLAGDNDFPWVLLYVILFTIFDIWVIRRFITSTYGKGVDAVCQDETAAEIMSVNTNKIKTVNFMISAGLAGCAGGLFAHVVGYVNPQSFNILKSTEAMVMVYLGGMGSLSGAVISAVVFTFLLEILRSQALIDFLLAPATFVFPDWEPSAGVIKWVMIPLLLVLIMQFRPEGIMGNKELSDVFPKLKKYYTFK, encoded by the coding sequence ATGCAGAAATACTCATTCAACATCCTGATCGCGTTCGCGGCCGTGGTCCTCCTGGTCCTGGCCCAGTACCGCATCCTCGACAACTACATCCAGGCGGTCATCATGTTCGGCGGCATCAACATCATGATGTCCACCTCGCTGAACCTGGTGAACGGCAACATGGGCGAATTCACCTGCGGCCACGCGGCCTTCATGTGCGTGGGCGCGTATGTCGCCTCCATCCTGTCCGTGGTCTGCTTCGGCTCCAAGTTCGGCGACCCGCTGTTCCCGGCCGGGGCGTCCTACTTCGTCTTCCCGGTCATCATCCTGATCGGCGGCGTCATGGCGGCCCTGTCCTCCATCCTGGTGGCCCTGCCCTCGTTCAAGACCCGCGACGACTACCTGGCGATCATCACCATCGCGGTCAACTACATGGTCATCTCGGGCATCGAGAACATGGACTGGATCGGCGGATCGCGCGGCTTCCAGGGCATGAAGGACACGGTCTGGGCCATGGTCGACGCCACCCCGTCGTGGCTGGCCGGCGACAACGACTTCCCCTGGGTCCTGCTCTACGTCATCCTGTTCACCATCTTCGACATCTGGGTCATTCGCCGGTTCATCACCTCGACCTACGGCAAGGGCGTGGACGCCGTGTGCCAGGACGAGACCGCGGCCGAGATCATGTCGGTCAACACCAACAAGATCAAAACCGTGAACTTCATGATCTCGGCCGGGCTGGCCGGTTGCGCGGGCGGCCTGTTCGCCCACGTGGTCGGCTACGTCAACCCGCAGTCGTTCAACATCCTCAAGTCCACCGAGGCCATGGTCATGGTCTACCTGGGCGGCATGGGCTCGCTCTCGGGCGCGGTCATCTCGGCGGTGGTCTTCACCTTCCTGCTCGAGATCCTGCGCTCCCAGGCGCTCATCGACTTCCTGCTGGCCCCGGCCACCTTCGTGTTCCCGGATTGGGAGCCGTCGGCGGGCGTCATCAAGTGGGTCATGATCCCTCTGCTCCTGGTCCTGATCATGCAGTTCAGGCCCGAGGGCATCATGGGCAACAAGGAGCTGTCGGACGTGTTCCCGAAGCTCAAAAAATACTACACGTTCAAATAG
- a CDS encoding branched-chain amino acid ABC transporter permease codes for MDFIIQNIINALQWGSFYALIALGYTLVYGVLRLINFAHGDIFMVGAYIAFFVAGFLLGPALGLSPMATFLLAVPLTMFLTACVGVTLERVAYRPLRRKGAHRLYVVITALMCGLILEYSNLAVLGASRLKFPELVQKSIWDIGGVTVTNLKVIVIFAAIAVFIILNFIVTKTKIGMAMRGISYDKFAIPLMGIPIDQVIVFTFILGSGFAGLAGLLFAMSYPVLEPFMGMLIGWKAFIAAVVGGIGDIRGAFYGGFLLGFIEVGVVTVFPSTYRDLFAFTILLIILWMKPTGLFGMPQSTKI; via the coding sequence GTGGACTTCATCATTCAAAACATCATCAACGCCCTGCAGTGGGGAAGCTTCTACGCGCTCATCGCGCTGGGCTACACCCTGGTGTACGGCGTGCTGCGCCTGATCAACTTCGCCCACGGCGATATATTCATGGTCGGCGCCTACATCGCGTTTTTCGTGGCCGGGTTCCTGCTCGGCCCGGCGCTCGGACTGTCGCCCATGGCGACCTTCCTGCTCGCCGTGCCGCTGACCATGTTCCTGACCGCCTGCGTGGGCGTCACCCTCGAGCGCGTGGCCTACCGGCCGCTGCGCCGCAAGGGCGCGCACCGGCTCTACGTGGTCATCACCGCGCTCATGTGCGGGTTGATCCTCGAATACTCCAACCTGGCCGTGCTCGGCGCCAGCCGGTTGAAGTTTCCGGAGCTGGTCCAGAAGAGCATCTGGGACATCGGCGGCGTGACCGTGACGAACCTCAAGGTCATCGTCATCTTCGCGGCCATCGCGGTCTTCATCATCCTCAATTTCATCGTCACCAAGACCAAGATCGGCATGGCCATGCGCGGCATCTCGTACGACAAGTTCGCCATCCCGCTCATGGGCATCCCCATCGACCAGGTCATCGTCTTCACCTTCATCCTGGGTTCCGGCTTCGCGGGCCTGGCCGGGCTGCTGTTCGCCATGTCCTATCCGGTGCTCGAGCCGTTCATGGGCATGCTCATCGGCTGGAAGGCGTTCATCGCCGCGGTCGTCGGCGGCATCGGCGACATCCGGGGCGCGTTCTACGGCGGCTTTCTGCTCGGCTTCATCGAGGTCGGAGTGGTCACCGTGTTCCCGTCCACCTACCGGGACCTGTTCGCCTTCACCATCCTGCTGATCATTCTCTGGATGAAACCGACCGGACTGTTCGGCATGCCGCAGTCCACCAAGATCTAG